The stretch of DNA CGGCGGGGATGAGCGCCGCCGTGCCGCCCACGTATTCCATGAACACCTTTGCCGCCTCCGGATTGGGCGCGCCGCGCACGATGGCCACCGCGTCCACGATCTGCGGCGTGCCGCTGCTGGGGATCACGTATTCGATGGGATACTTGTACTTCTCGCGCACCATCTCGATGTCCGGCAGCGCCCAGAGGGTGACGAGGCCTTCTTCGCGGGCCAGCATCTGGTACAGCATCGTCGGGTTCAGGACGTACTGCTTGGTGTTGGCGTCCAACCGCCGCAGCCAGGTGAACCCCGCCGCCGTGTCGCCCGTGGCCCGAAGGCCGCGCTGCACCACCATCCCGAAGATGGTGCGCATCGTTCCGCTCGCCATGGGGTCGCGGATGAGCAGCTTGCCTTTCCACTTCGGGTCCAGCACGTCGTCCCAGTCCTTTGGCGCCTCCGCCGCGGGGACCGCTTTTCCGTTGTAGGCGATCACTTCCGGCGTGAGGTACGTGCCGTACCAGCGGCCCTGCGGATCGCGCGTGCCCGCCGGGAGCGCCGCGCCCCACGAGGGCGACGAGGGCGCCAGGAGCGAGTCGTCCGCGGCCTGCTGGAACATGGACGACGGGGCGCCCCACCAGATGTCGGCCTGGGGGTTGGCGCGCTCGGAGCGGACGCGGTCCATGACCTCCTGCGAGCCCATGTCCACGTACTGCAGGTCGATGTCGGGGTGCGCCGTCTCGAACCGCTTTTCGAACGCGGACAGCATTTCGCGGCCGTGCGGCGAGTAGACGGTGAGCACCGCGCGCCCGTCGCCGCCGGAGCAGGCGGCCAGCAGGGGCAGGGCGATCGACGGGATCAGGGCGAATGGCCTGCGAAGGCGCATGAATGTGCGATGGTGTGGGATACGTGCACTGTCAACAGGTCGAGCAACCAACGACGGACCAGTGCGGCGAGCCGGGTCGAGGCGCATCCGGAGAGGGCCCCCTCCCCCCAGCCCCATAGGCGTCAACTTTATTTTGCAAAGCTTATTCGCGACGGCTAATTCGACCAGATTTCGCCAGCTTTGCGCCACCGTGAATGTAAAAATACGGGGCTAAGAGGGCTCGATATGGCTTAAGTTCGCGCCTATGCCCCCCAGCCCCCTCCACCCGCTCCGCGGGAGAGAGGGAGCCGTTCGGCGCGGGCGATGGGCTTCGGCGCGCGTCCGGCACGCCGCGAGCCCCTCCCCGGCCCTCCCCGTGCAAACAGACGCACGGAGAGGGAGAACTCACACCGGAACTGCGGCCCCGATGCAGTTGAAGCCCCGATCGTGGGCGCGACAGCGGCCACGAGTCGGGGGTTCCCGCGGTTTGAGCGGCGGATTCATTCGCTCAACAGGGCATGGGCGCGAACGAATCTTGTGAAGCCACTCGAGCTTTCAGCCTCCAACAACCCTCCCCCAGTCTTTTTTGGGGGAGGGTGGGCCGGTGGTGCCGGCCCGGGTGGGGGCCGCCCGCGAACTCCGCGCTCAGCGCCCGGCCGGGTCGCGCGCGCCCAGGGCCAGCAGGTTGGCGAACAGGCGGTACGCGCCGGGAACGCCCTCCGGAAACTGGCGAAAGAACGCCAGCCCCGTGTAGACGTACGTCCCCTTCCCCAGATGCCCCACCAGCAGCCCGCCCTGCAGCGACTCGCCCGGATCGCCCATCTCCAGCAGCGGCGTGTAGAACGGGTCCCACGTTTCCGCGAAATACAGCCCGCGCTCCTGAACCCATCCCTCGAAGTCCGCCGGCCCGATGCGGTTGAGCGACGTGAACACCCGGTCCTCGGGGCGCAGGATGCGCACGGCGGCGTTTTCGTCCGTCACGCGGCCGTGCGGGCGCGCCATGGTGATGGGCTCGGGGGTGAAGCGGCCCTCCACGATCTCGTACTTGTTGTACTGCACGATCATGGTGCCGCCCGCCGTCACCCAGTCCAGCAGTCGCTGGTTGTGGGCGCCCAGATCCGCCCGCACCTCGTACGCCCGGCTCCCCGTGATGATGACGTCGAAGCGCGACAGGTCGCCCTCCGCCAGGTCGTCCGCGGAAAGCAGCGTGGGCGTGATGCCGAAGTTCTCCAGGAACGCCGGGCCTTCTTCGCCCGCGCCCTCGATGTAGGCCACGCGCAGCCCCGCGGGCACCCGCAGGTCAAAGGCGCGCACCCGCGACTCGGCCGCGTGGTACAGCGGCCGGGCGCGCACGTGCGGATAGTCGATCATCTGCACCCCGCGCGTGAACCGCCGCCCGTCCTGCGCCTCGAACACGGCGGACACGTCCACGTCGCCCGCGCGCGCGCTGGCCGGCGGCGTCACCGTAAAGCGCACCTCGCGCACCTCGCCCGGCGCGGCGAACTGCACCGGCACCGAGGCCGGCTCCGCGCGCCACCCCGCGGGCACGTTCAGCCGCAGCGTGCCGCGCGCGCCCCCCGCCGCCTGCGCCGCCAGCCGCACCGTGTACGACAGCGGGCGCGGCGCCGCGGTGGAAAGCACCCGCGTGCGCGGCGAGAGCAGCACGCTCACGGCGGGCACCACCATCACCGGCCGGCGCAGTTCGCCCTGGCGCGGATCGACTTCGCGGAAGGTGGCGTCCTGCGGGATCGCGATCTCCGCCCCCGCCACGCGCAGGCGCGCCACCGCACGCACCGGAGCCGCCTCGAACGGGCGGGTCAGCGCGGCGTCGCGATCCGGCCAGCGATACATGTCGCCGTCGCGCGGCTGGCGCAGAAAGTACGGGATGGTCAGCTCCGCGTCCGCCGGCACCCGCACGCGAAAGCGACGCGTCATCAGCGCGCCGGGCGCCACCTGCGCGTCCGCCGCGGGCTGCACCGCCTCCGCCGTCCACCCGGCGGGAAGCTCGGGGGCGAAGGCGGCCACGGTCACCGGCTGCGCGCCGCCGTTCCAGAGGGACAGTTCGACCGTCAGCGTGTCGCCGGGGGCCAGGCGCGAACGGCTGGCCGTCGCATCCACCACGAGGCCGGAGGCCAGCGCCAGGGCGCGCTCCACGTCGCGGCGCTCCTCATCCATCCGGAACGCCAGGTCCGCCGTGCCGTTGGTGGCGGGAAGCGCGGCGCGGGCGGCGTTCAGCGTGGTGAGCGCGGAGGCCAGGTCCGCGGCCAGCGCGGCGGGAGCCAGCGGGTTGCCGCGGGCGCGCAGCGCTTCGGCCTGCGCCTGGTAGCGCACCAGCCCGCGCGCCGCGGCGCCTTCACCCGCGGTGGCGAGAACCGTGTCGATCTCGGTCCAGAGCGTCGCTTCGATCCCCGCCTGGGCGGGCCGGACGCGCAGGAGATAGCTGGCGCGGGGGCCGGCCACTTCCGGCGCGCCCATGTCCTGCGAGCGGTGGCGGGAACGGCTGGCCATGGCCTGCTGAAACGGCGACCGGCCGATCAGCGGGTCCAGGTCGCCCACGGCCAGCTGCAGCGTGGCGCCGTCCCCGCGGGAGCGGAGAGACTGATACAGCTTGCGGGGCGCGAAAGGCCGCAGCCCCGCGGCGATCTGCTCGGGAAAGCGCGCCGGGTCGCTCGCGGCGTCGTACGCGTCGCGCGCGACGATGGCGGACACCTGGTGCTGGCCGTGCCCGTCGCGCGGCGTGCCGCTGAACACGGTGATCACCACGTCCGGGCGATAGGTGCGGATGACCCGCGTCACGTCGCGGACCAGTTCCTCGCGCGGCCAGTGGCGAAACGCTTCGTCGGCGGACTTGCTGAATCCAAAGTCGAACGCGCGCGAAAAAAACTGCTCCGCGCCGTCCACCCGCCGCGCGGCGAGCAGTTCTTCGGTGCGAAGCAGTCCCAGACCCTCTCCCAGCTCCGTGCCGATGCCGTTCTGTCCGCCCTCGCCGCGCGTGAGCGACAGATAGGCGACGTCGGCGCCTTCTTCCAGGGCCAGGCGGGCCAGGAGCTGCGTGTCTTCGTCGTCGGGGTGCGCGCCCACCATCAGCACGCGCTTGGCGACGCCCACGCGGCGCAGGCTGAGGCCAAGGGCGGCGGCGCCGCGGTATTCGGTGGCGCCGGCCTGCGCGGGCGCGGGGCTGGGAAGCGCGGGCGCCAGCGCGGCCGCGGCGAGCAGGGCCAGGAAAAGGCGGGTGCGTGTCATGCCATTCAAGCTAGGGCAGGGCCCCGGAGCACACAATCCGGGGTCCGCGATCAGATGACGAACGTCATGCGATCGGTACACCGCTTTTCCCATCCAGTGCGGCGGGATGCCTCGGTCGATCAGAGAAGCGTTCCGGATGATGCGGCGAGGTCTTTCTCCCAGTCCCTCATCATCCCCGCGGGAGAAAGTGGAGACCTCAGCGCGGCCGATGGGCTTCGGCACGCGGCGGCGGCCCTTCGTCCGGCGGTTGAAACCGCGCCTCGAAACACACGAAGTCCGCCTCCGCGGACTGCCGCGGCGAGATCGTCGCGCATGCCAATGCAGTTGAAGCCCCGAACGGCGCCTGTGGGCGCCGTGTCGGGGGTTCCCGCTGTTCGAGCGGCGGATTCATTCGCTCTCGTGGGGGAGCATCCTCACCCCTGATCCGCGCCGCCCAGAAACCGCTCCGGATCATCCACCACCTCCCGCAGCGAGCGCACCACCACCGTGGCCGCGTCCAGCCGCGATCCGCCGTCCGGCGCCAGTCCGATGCAGCGCATTCCCGCGGCGCGCGCGGCGGCCACCCCGGCTGGCGCGTCCTCAATCACCAGGCACGCGGACGGCTCCACGGCCAGACGCTGCGCCGCGAGGAGAAAGACGTCGGGCGCGGGCTTTCCCGCGGGCACCTCCTCCCCCGTGGCGCGCGCGGCGAACGCATCCGCCACGCCCAGTTCATCCAGCACCTGGTGGATGAACGTCATCGGCGAGCTGCTGGCCACGGCGATGGGGAGGCCGCGGGCGCGCAGCAGGCGGATCAGCTCCACCGAGCCCTCCATGGGCACGATGCGGCCGGGCGCATCCTTTGCCAGATCGGCCCACTTCCGCTCCACCAGCGCCGCCATTTCCTCCGCCGCCAGCGGCCGCCCCAGCGCGGCGGGAAAGAAGTCGTGATCCGCCAGCCCGGCGAACCGCTCCGTGATCTCGTCCGCGCTCAGGTGCACGCCCCAGTCCACGAGCATGCGCGACTCGCCCTCCGCGTGCAGCCGCTGCGTGTCGCTGATCACGCCATCCATGTCAAAGATCACCGCCCGCACCGCCGTCGATCCCGTCATTCCGATTCCCGTGTGTTCGCTGATCAAAACCCGGCCCGCGCATCTCCCGGGAGCCCGTCCCCGCCGCGCCTTTCCCGGCAGGCGGCGGGCCGCGCGATCCGGCAGCGATTCGGAGCCGATGTGGAAGATGATGCAGCACACATACTTGGCACCGTGGGAGACCGTCGCGGTGGACCGCGTTCTGCATACGGGTGGGCGAGCGAGGGGTCCGAGGTGCGCGACCCGGCGGAGACCGATGGGAGAGAGTTTGCGGCGATGAAAGCGATTCTGACGGCACTTCTGGCGACGGCCTTCGCGAGCCCCGCGATGGCGGGAGACGTGACCCTCACGGGGTCGCCCGGCTCCATGGAGCGGCAGCACGAGGTCGCCGTGGAGCGCCGGTACACCTTCACCAAGTCCCCCGCTGACGTTTCGGAACTGGTGTCCAGCGGCAAGCTGGTGCCCGTGGTGGCGGGAACGGACTTTCAGCTCGCCAACGTGGGCTTTCCGTACGCGCGGCCGGAGGTGCTGGAGTTCGTCAAGCGCACGGCCGCGGGCTACCGCGCCGGGTGCGGCGAGCCGCTGGTGGTCACCAGCCTGACGCGCCCCTTGGCCAACCAGCCCGGCAACGCGCACAAGCTTTCGGTGCACCCGGCCGGCATGGCGGTGGACTTCCGCATCAGCAAGAGCGACAAGTGCCGCAAGTGGATGGAAACGAGCCTGCTGGCTATGGAGCGCAAGGGGCTGCTCGATATCACCAGGGAGCGGCACCCGGCGCACTACCACGTCGCCGTCTTTCCCGGCGCGTACGCGTCCTTCGCCTCGCGCACGCCGGCGCCCGCGAGCCCGGCCGCGCCGGAGCCCGTTGCGCCCGCCGCGCCGTCCGCACCCGCCGCGGCCGTGGTGGAGGCCGCGCGCCCCGCCCCGGCACCCGCGGTGACCTCCGCGCCCGCGACGGCCGTGCGCGCCCGGCGTCCCGCGCCGCCCGCCCGCGACGGAGGGCCGGAAACCGCGCTCTTCATGGGGGCCGGCGCGCTGCTGGTGGCGGCCGTGCTCTGGGTGATGTTCCGCGGCGGGCGACCGGCCCGCGTGTGACCGCGGCCCCACCCGATCGTTCTCTTCGCGCCCGGCCATGTGCCGGGCGCGCTTCGTTTGGGGGATTGATCTGGACGTTTCCGTCCATCCGCCGTGCCCAATCCGCGGACGCCTCAGCACTCAACGGACGGACCGAGATCCCGGCGGCCGCGGGAAGCGGGCGCTTTCGCCGTCGCGGGCTCGTTCGGCGCAAATCGATGCGGGGCTTTTTGTTAGCGGAACGGCTGCCGCCGCGGCCCCATTTACGCGTCATCTCCCATCCGATGACTCTTCCCCGGCTCTTCTGCCTGACGGCCCCGTGACCCGCGTACTACCGACGGACTGGGATTCTTCCCGCGCGCACTCGCTCATCGAGCAGTTCCCCGCCGTGACGGCCATCTACGAAGGGCCGGACCACGTGATCGCGGCCACCAGCGCCGCGTACCGGCGCATGGTGGGGGCGCGGGAACTCACCGGCCTGCCCTACCGGGAGGCGTTCCCCGAACTGCACCGGCAGGGGTTCACCACCCTGCTGGACGACGTGTACCGCACCGGAACGCCGGTCACCCGCACCGGCATGCGCGCCGAGTGGGACGACGACGGGGACGGCCGCGACGAGGTGCACTACGTGGACTTCACCTACCAGCCCCTGCGCCAGGCGGACGGGCATGTGTGGGCGATCGCCGTGCACGCGGTGGACGTCACCCGCAACGTGGCGGCGGAAGCGGCGCTGCGCGACAGTGAAGCCCGCTTCCGCGCCATGTTCGAGTACGCGGCCACCGGGGTCGCGCTCACCGGGCTGGACCGGTACCCCGTGGCCATCAACCCCGCCCTGCGGCGCATGCTGCGCTACTCGCTGGAGGAACTGCGGGAATCCGGCTTCGACGGCATCACCCACCCGGAAGACGCCGGCGTGGACCGCGAGATGTACGAGCGCCTGCTGGCCGGCGGCACGGAAAGCTTCCGCGTGGAAAAGCGCTACCGGCGCAAGGGCGGGGCGGAGGTGTGGGTGGATCTCACCGTGTCGCTGATCCGCGACGCGGCGGGCGCCCCCGCGTTCACGCTGGGGATGGTGACCGACATCACCGAACGCAAGCGGATGGAGGCGCTGGCGCAGGAGCAGGCGCTGGAGCTGGAGCACCAGATCGACCAGGCGCAGACGCTGAACGTGGAACTGGAAGCCACCGCCGAGGAGCTTCTGGACGCCACCCGCGCGGCCGAGGCGGCCCGCGAGCGCGTCTCCTTTCTGGCCCACGCCAGCGAGGTGCTGGCCCGGTCGCTGGACTTTGACGGGACGATGGGCCGCGTGGCGGACCTGGCGGTGGAGCGGCTGGCGGACTGGTGCGTGGTGGAGGTCAATCATCCCGACGGGCGGCGGCGCGCCCGCGTGGTGGCCCACCGCGATCCCGAGCGGCTGCGCTGGGCGGAGGAGCTGGACCGCCGCTATCCGCCCGATCCCGAGGCGCCCACCGGCGCGGCCGCCGTCTTCCGCACAGGGCGCGCGGAGATGCACGACGCCATCAGCGACGGCATGCTGGCGGGCGCCGCGCGCGAC from Longimicrobium terrae encodes:
- a CDS encoding DUF5715 family protein, translated to MKAILTALLATAFASPAMAGDVTLTGSPGSMERQHEVAVERRYTFTKSPADVSELVSSGKLVPVVAGTDFQLANVGFPYARPEVLEFVKRTAAGYRAGCGEPLVVTSLTRPLANQPGNAHKLSVHPAGMAVDFRISKSDKCRKWMETSLLAMERKGLLDITRERHPAHYHVAVFPGAYASFASRTPAPASPAAPEPVAPAAPSAPAAAVVEAARPAPAPAVTSAPATAVRARRPAPPARDGGPETALFMGAGALLVAAVLWVMFRGGRPARV
- a CDS encoding extracellular solute-binding protein; its protein translation is MRLRRPFALIPSIALPLLAACSGGDGRAVLTVYSPHGREMLSAFEKRFETAHPDIDLQYVDMGSQEVMDRVRSERANPQADIWWGAPSSMFQQAADDSLLAPSSPSWGAALPAGTRDPQGRWYGTYLTPEVIAYNGKAVPAAEAPKDWDDVLDPKWKGKLLIRDPMASGTMRTIFGMVVQRGLRATGDTAAGFTWLRRLDANTKQYVLNPTMLYQMLAREEGLVTLWALPDIEMVREKYKYPIEYVIPSSGTPQIVDAVAIVRGAPNPEAAKVFMEYVGGTAALIPAVRDFYRLPVRADFPMDSMPPRLRAAQAAIKPEPMDWKQLQERESEWMRYWDEHVRDRGGR
- a CDS encoding PIG-L family deacetylase — translated: MTRTRLFLALLAAAALAPALPSPAPAQAGATEYRGAAALGLSLRRVGVAKRVLMVGAHPDDEDTQLLARLALEEGADVAYLSLTRGEGGQNGIGTELGEGLGLLRTEELLAARRVDGAEQFFSRAFDFGFSKSADEAFRHWPREELVRDVTRVIRTYRPDVVITVFSGTPRDGHGQHQVSAIVARDAYDAASDPARFPEQIAAGLRPFAPRKLYQSLRSRGDGATLQLAVGDLDPLIGRSPFQQAMASRSRHRSQDMGAPEVAGPRASYLLRVRPAQAGIEATLWTEIDTVLATAGEGAAARGLVRYQAQAEALRARGNPLAPAALAADLASALTTLNAARAALPATNGTADLAFRMDEERRDVERALALASGLVVDATASRSRLAPGDTLTVELSLWNGGAQPVTVAAFAPELPAGWTAEAVQPAADAQVAPGALMTRRFRVRVPADAELTIPYFLRQPRDGDMYRWPDRDAALTRPFEAAPVRAVARLRVAGAEIAIPQDATFREVDPRQGELRRPVMVVPAVSVLLSPRTRVLSTAAPRPLSYTVRLAAQAAGGARGTLRLNVPAGWRAEPASVPVQFAAPGEVREVRFTVTPPASARAGDVDVSAVFEAQDGRRFTRGVQMIDYPHVRARPLYHAAESRVRAFDLRVPAGLRVAYIEGAGEEGPAFLENFGITPTLLSADDLAEGDLSRFDVIITGSRAYEVRADLGAHNQRLLDWVTAGGTMIVQYNKYEIVEGRFTPEPITMARPHGRVTDENAAVRILRPEDRVFTSLNRIGPADFEGWVQERGLYFAETWDPFYTPLLEMGDPGESLQGGLLVGHLGKGTYVYTGLAFFRQFPEGVPGAYRLFANLLALGARDPAGR
- a CDS encoding HAD family hydrolase → MTGSTAVRAVIFDMDGVISDTQRLHAEGESRMLVDWGVHLSADEITERFAGLADHDFFPAALGRPLAAEEMAALVERKWADLAKDAPGRIVPMEGSVELIRLLRARGLPIAVASSSPMTFIHQVLDELGVADAFAARATGEEVPAGKPAPDVFLLAAQRLAVEPSACLVIEDAPAGVAAARAAGMRCIGLAPDGGSRLDAATVVVRSLREVVDDPERFLGGADQG